A window of Aquitalea denitrificans contains these coding sequences:
- a CDS encoding heme-degrading domain-containing protein, which translates to MSIEQDLQIIVQQEALLQFKQFDAETAWQLGCRLREEATRRGAALAIVLTLNQTRRFQCLMPGATANNEDWARRKHNVVQKFERSTLAIGLDCQRQQTSLQEKNGLPLADYATHGGGFPLLLQGGVCIGSIVVSGLPQREDHQLVVDVLAAMLGQTDVPRLDV; encoded by the coding sequence GTGAGTATCGAGCAGGATTTGCAGATCATTGTGCAGCAGGAGGCCCTGTTGCAATTCAAGCAATTCGATGCGGAAACGGCGTGGCAACTGGGTTGCCGCCTGCGCGAAGAGGCAACACGGCGCGGTGCCGCACTGGCGATTGTGCTAACTCTCAACCAGACCCGCCGCTTTCAGTGCCTGATGCCGGGAGCCACGGCCAATAACGAGGATTGGGCACGGCGCAAGCATAATGTGGTGCAGAAGTTTGAACGCAGCACATTGGCCATCGGTCTGGATTGCCAGCGCCAGCAAACCAGCCTGCAGGAGAAGAACGGACTTCCCCTGGCAGATTACGCTACCCATGGCGGCGGATTTCCGCTGCTGCTGCAGGGCGGTGTGTGCATCGGCTCGATTGTGGTGTCAGGCTTGCCACAACGCGAGGACCACCAACTGGTGGTGGATGTGCTGGCTGCCATGCTGGGTCAGACGGATGTGCCTCGCCTGGATGTGTAA
- a CDS encoding oxidoreductase — MSTPLNAVLLGYGYAGKTFHAPLIDACQDLHLYGIVSSKPEQLATDWPQARCWPTLEQALQDTAVDLIVIATPNDLHFEQAQAALLAGKHVVVDKPFTVTLSEARQLDVLAKQQGVLLSVFHNRRWDADFLTLRQLLASGRLGQISQFASHFDRYRPEVRQRWREQGGAGSGLWYDLGPHLLDQALQLFGQPLGVSAYLATQRQGAKATDYFHVQLRYPSIHVVLHGSCLVSGGIPRFAVHGDLASYVKYGLDTQESDLKQGKAVGGEGWGYDPLPGLLIVAEGDVSRGTQWANQVGDYRCYYQRVAAAIRGQDSNPVTAAEAATVMEWLERAVRSAALGREVTAEEVL; from the coding sequence ATGTCCACACCTCTGAACGCTGTGCTGCTCGGCTATGGTTATGCCGGCAAAACCTTCCATGCTCCGTTGATTGACGCCTGCCAGGATTTACACTTGTATGGCATCGTCAGCAGCAAGCCCGAACAGCTGGCCACTGACTGGCCCCAGGCGCGTTGCTGGCCAACGCTGGAGCAGGCCTTGCAAGATACAGCGGTCGACCTGATTGTCATTGCCACACCCAATGATTTGCACTTCGAACAGGCACAGGCTGCCCTGCTGGCTGGCAAGCATGTGGTGGTCGATAAGCCCTTCACCGTCACGCTAAGCGAGGCAAGACAGCTGGATGTGCTGGCAAAGCAGCAGGGGGTATTGCTGTCGGTTTTCCATAATCGACGTTGGGACGCTGATTTTCTGACCTTGCGCCAGCTGCTGGCCAGTGGCCGCTTGGGACAGATCAGCCAGTTTGCCTCGCATTTTGATCGTTACCGGCCAGAAGTGCGCCAGCGCTGGCGCGAGCAGGGGGGTGCCGGAAGCGGTTTGTGGTACGACCTGGGCCCTCATCTACTGGATCAGGCCTTGCAGTTGTTTGGGCAACCTCTCGGCGTTAGTGCATATCTGGCCACGCAGCGCCAGGGTGCCAAAGCCACGGATTACTTCCACGTGCAGCTGCGTTATCCGTCTATCCATGTGGTACTGCATGGTTCATGCCTGGTTAGTGGTGGCATCCCGCGCTTTGCCGTGCATGGCGATCTGGCCAGCTATGTCAAATATGGGCTGGATACACAGGAATCTGATCTGAAGCAGGGTAAGGCTGTGGGCGGGGAGGGCTGGGGGTATGATCCCCTGCCAGGGCTGTTGATCGTGGCTGAAGGTGATGTGAGCCGTGGCACGCAATGGGCCAATCAGGTTGGCGACTATCGTTGTTACTATCAGCGCGTTGCAGCAGCCATACGCGGGCAGGACAGCAATCCGGTGACTGCCGCTGAGGCCGCCACCGTAATGGAATGGCTGGAGCGCGCCGTGCGTAGCGCCGCGTTGGGACGTGAAGTAACGGCGGAGGAGGTGTTGTGA
- a CDS encoding adenylosuccinate synthase produces MSKNVVVIGTQWGDEGKGKIVDWLTDHARAVVRFQGGHNAGHTLVVNGKKTVLRLIPSGILREGVECFIGNGVVLSPEALLKEIDELEAAGVNASARLKIAEGCPLILPYHVALDQAREASLGAGKIGTTGRGIGPCYEDKVARRALKVIDLFNPERFASKLKENVDYYNFLLTNLLKAEPVSYEDILANTMKLAERIKPMVADVSRTLYDMDKAGIPILFEGAQGTLLDIDHGTYPFVTSSNCVAGAAAPGAGVPPQMLNYVLGIVKGYCTRVGSGPFPSEQENEIGTFLAKRGNEFGSVTGRPRRCGWFDAAALKRSIQINGVSGLCVMKLDVMDGLEEIQLCTGYMLDGKKIDILPFGSDAVTKCEPVYETMPGWTDSTVGAKRWEDLPANAQAYLKRIEEVCGAPIDIVSTGPDREETIVLRHPYGL; encoded by the coding sequence ATGTCCAAGAATGTTGTCGTGATCGGTACCCAATGGGGTGATGAAGGCAAGGGCAAGATCGTTGACTGGCTGACCGACCACGCACGTGCTGTGGTACGTTTCCAGGGTGGTCACAATGCGGGCCATACCCTGGTGGTGAATGGCAAGAAAACCGTGTTGCGCCTGATTCCGTCCGGCATTCTGCGCGAAGGCGTGGAATGTTTTATCGGTAATGGCGTGGTGCTGTCGCCTGAAGCGTTGCTGAAGGAAATCGACGAGCTGGAAGCTGCTGGCGTGAATGCCTCGGCCCGCCTGAAGATTGCTGAAGGCTGCCCGCTGATCCTGCCTTACCACGTGGCGCTGGACCAGGCGCGCGAAGCCTCCCTTGGCGCTGGCAAGATTGGTACCACTGGCCGTGGCATTGGCCCTTGCTATGAAGACAAGGTAGCCCGTCGTGCGCTGAAGGTGATTGACCTGTTCAATCCGGAACGCTTTGCCAGCAAGCTGAAGGAAAACGTTGATTACTACAACTTCCTGCTGACCAATCTGCTCAAGGCCGAACCGGTTAGCTACGAAGACATCCTGGCCAATACCATGAAGTTGGCCGAGCGCATCAAGCCGATGGTGGCCGACGTATCCCGCACCTTGTACGACATGGACAAGGCTGGTATCCCCATCCTGTTCGAAGGTGCGCAAGGCACGCTGCTGGACATCGACCACGGTACCTACCCCTTTGTCACCTCTTCCAACTGCGTGGCTGGTGCCGCAGCACCGGGCGCTGGCGTACCGCCGCAGATGCTGAACTATGTACTGGGTATCGTAAAGGGCTACTGCACCCGCGTGGGTTCCGGTCCCTTCCCGAGCGAGCAGGAAAACGAAATCGGTACCTTCCTGGCCAAGCGCGGTAACGAATTCGGTTCCGTTACTGGCCGTCCGCGTCGCTGTGGCTGGTTTGATGCCGCTGCGTTGAAGCGCTCCATCCAGATCAACGGTGTGTCCGGCCTGTGCGTGATGAAGCTGGACGTGATGGATGGCTTGGAAGAAATCCAGCTGTGCACCGGCTACATGCTGGATGGCAAGAAGATTGATATTCTGCCCTTCGGTTCCGATGCGGTTACCAAGTGCGAACCGGTCTACGAAACCATGCCGGGCTGGACGGACTCCACGGTTGGTGCCAAGCGCTGGGAAGACCTGCCGGCTAACGCCCAGGCTTACCTGAAGCGTATCGAAGAAGTATGCGGTGCGCCGATCGATATCGTTTCCACCGGCCCTGACCGTGAAGAAACCATCGTGCTGCGCCACCCCTACGGACTGTAA
- a CDS encoding ATP phosphoribosyltransferase regulatory subunit, which yields MRNWLLPEYIADILPATARQVESAKAAMLEQFRCAGYELVLPPLIEYVDSLIAEGDTALDLKTFKLDDQLSGHQLGLRADITPQVARIDAHLLGHRTGVTRLCYAGSVVHTRPNGLMSSRQPMQVGAELYGYAGIEADIEIIELMLATLDQVKVPQLRLDVGHTAIFRGLANAAGLSPQATRELFAVLQNKDAASIAEQVAGLAEPYRSAFLALPELYGPAAVLEKARTRLPSLPEVELALMQLSAIARAFEGRVAISFDLSELRGTHYHTGLIFAAYAPGWAVELARGGRYDNVGRRFGRARPATGFSLDLRDLIQILPERGSAMGIRVSNRHLPAAQAEVERLRAGGEVVIIDYLGESAEAIGCNRELIPAADGWQIVPFN from the coding sequence ATGCGTAACTGGCTGTTACCCGAATACATTGCGGACATTCTGCCCGCTACTGCCCGCCAGGTGGAGTCTGCCAAGGCGGCGATGCTGGAACAATTCCGCTGTGCAGGCTATGAACTGGTCCTGCCTCCGCTGATCGAATATGTCGATTCGCTGATCGCCGAAGGTGATACCGCGCTGGATCTGAAAACCTTCAAGCTGGACGACCAGCTGTCTGGTCATCAGCTTGGGCTGCGGGCCGACATCACGCCGCAGGTGGCGCGCATCGACGCCCATCTGCTGGGTCATCGCACCGGTGTTACCCGGCTGTGCTATGCCGGTAGTGTGGTGCATACCCGCCCCAACGGTTTGATGAGCTCGCGCCAGCCGATGCAGGTGGGTGCCGAACTGTACGGCTATGCCGGCATTGAGGCCGACATCGAGATCATCGAGCTGATGCTCGCCACGCTGGATCAGGTCAAGGTGCCGCAGCTGCGTCTGGACGTTGGCCATACCGCCATCTTCCGTGGTCTGGCCAATGCCGCCGGCCTGTCGCCGCAGGCCACGCGCGAACTGTTCGCCGTGCTGCAGAACAAGGATGCCGCTAGCATCGCCGAACAAGTTGCCGGTCTGGCCGAACCTTATCGCTCTGCCTTCCTGGCTCTACCCGAACTGTATGGCCCGGCTGCGGTACTGGAAAAGGCGCGCACTCGTCTGCCGTCCTTGCCGGAAGTGGAACTGGCACTGATGCAGCTCTCTGCCATCGCCCGTGCTTTTGAAGGCCGTGTTGCCATCAGCTTCGATCTGTCCGAGCTGCGTGGCACGCACTACCATACCGGTTTGATTTTTGCCGCCTATGCTCCGGGCTGGGCGGTAGAGCTGGCCCGTGGTGGCCGCTACGACAATGTTGGCCGCCGTTTTGGCCGTGCCCGTCCTGCTACAGGTTTCAGTCTGGATCTGCGTGATTTGATCCAGATTCTGCCGGAACGCGGCAGTGCCATGGGCATCCGCGTTTCCAATCGCCACTTGCCGGCCGCACAAGCGGAAGTCGAACGTCTGCGTGCCGGTGGTGAAGTGGTGATCATTGATTACCTGGGGGAATCAGCCGAAGCCATCGGCTGCAACCGTGAACTGATTCCGGCCGCTGATGGCTGGCAGATCGTCCCGTTTAACTGA
- the hflC gene encoding protease modulator HflC, whose translation MQKLMPTLLAVLAILFIASLSLFTVDQRQYAMVFQFGEVERVIKQPGIQFKIPLLQNVRYFDSRVLTIDAEAPELFNTREKKNVLVDSYVKWRIVDVEQFYKSVGSEAAAVARLKQTINDGLRAEFGQKTVADVISGKRDEVMETVRKRADADARKIGVEILDVRLKRVDFPDKISSSVYDRMQSERRTVASQLRSEGAADAERIRAEAEKQRDVILAEAYNQAQQRKGEGDAKAAAIYAEAYGRSPEFYAFWRSMDAYKESFKNKSDVMVLDPNSEFFKYFKNPQAASKGK comes from the coding sequence ATGCAGAAACTCATGCCAACCTTGCTTGCTGTGCTTGCCATCCTGTTCATCGCCAGCTTGTCGCTGTTTACTGTCGATCAACGCCAGTACGCCATGGTGTTTCAGTTTGGTGAGGTAGAACGTGTCATCAAGCAGCCAGGTATCCAGTTCAAGATTCCCTTGCTGCAGAATGTGCGCTATTTCGATAGTCGTGTACTGACCATCGATGCCGAGGCCCCTGAGCTGTTCAACACCCGCGAGAAGAAGAACGTGCTGGTGGATAGCTATGTAAAATGGCGCATTGTCGATGTTGAACAGTTCTACAAGAGCGTCGGTTCGGAAGCTGCTGCAGTGGCCCGCTTGAAGCAAACCATCAACGATGGCCTGCGTGCCGAGTTCGGCCAGAAGACAGTTGCTGATGTGATTTCGGGCAAGCGCGACGAGGTAATGGAGACGGTTCGCAAGCGCGCTGACGCAGATGCGCGTAAAATAGGCGTGGAAATTCTCGATGTACGCTTAAAACGTGTCGATTTTCCGGATAAAATAAGCAGCTCTGTCTATGACCGCATGCAGTCCGAGCGTCGTACCGTCGCCAGCCAGCTACGCAGCGAAGGTGCCGCCGACGCCGAACGCATCCGTGCCGAAGCAGAAAAGCAGCGCGACGTGATTCTGGCTGAAGCCTACAACCAGGCGCAACAGCGCAAGGGCGAGGGCGATGCCAAGGCAGCGGCGATTTATGCCGAAGCGTATGGCCGCAGTCCGGAGTTCTACGCCTTCTGGCGCAGCATGGATGCGTACAAGGAGTCGTTCAAGAACAAGAGCGATGTCATGGTGCTGGATCCGAACAGCGAGTTCTTCAAGTACTTCAAGAACCCGCAGGCTGCCAGCAAGGGCAAGTAA
- the hflK gene encoding FtsH protease activity modulator HflK — translation MSQNDPNRGRQGSDGPPDLDEIFRQLNQRLARLLGARPPAGGQPSPEPKAAFKGGAMVVVGVLAALWLGSGFYVVDAKEQGVVLRMGSFSRVTDPGLQWHAPYPFEKVEIVNLTELRSVEVGYRSNAKNKVPEESLMLTADQNIIDVQLSVQYDVKDPKAFLFNNAAADRNANDIVKQATETAIREVVGRNKVDFVLNEGRAQIAAEAQKVIQDILDRYGLGVRIAKVNINAVQPPEQVLAAFDDAVKAGQDKDKLRNEGLAYANDVVPKAKGMAARLEQEAEAYQQKVVSQAEGDASRFKQVLSEYNKAPKVMRDRLYLDMMQQVMSSTSKVIVDQKGGNSLLYLPLDKLTQAATSAASNGASVAASAPSAAPATVPSAPAVRNNKSGRDFGRSRDILGGER, via the coding sequence ATGTCGCAGAATGATCCAAACCGGGGGCGTCAGGGCAGTGACGGCCCACCGGACCTAGACGAAATTTTCCGCCAGTTGAACCAGCGTCTGGCGCGATTGCTTGGCGCGCGTCCTCCTGCTGGCGGCCAGCCATCCCCGGAACCCAAGGCCGCCTTCAAGGGCGGTGCCATGGTGGTGGTCGGCGTGCTGGCCGCACTGTGGCTGGGCAGCGGCTTTTATGTAGTGGATGCCAAAGAGCAGGGCGTCGTGTTGCGCATGGGCAGTTTCAGCCGGGTAACCGACCCGGGCCTGCAGTGGCATGCTCCTTATCCTTTTGAGAAAGTGGAAATCGTCAACCTCACCGAGCTGCGCAGTGTCGAAGTGGGCTATCGCAGCAATGCCAAGAACAAGGTGCCGGAAGAATCTCTGATGCTGACGGCAGACCAGAACATCATCGATGTGCAATTGTCGGTGCAGTACGACGTTAAAGACCCCAAGGCTTTCCTGTTCAATAATGCTGCGGCAGACCGCAATGCCAACGATATCGTCAAGCAGGCAACGGAAACTGCAATTCGTGAAGTGGTCGGGCGCAACAAGGTGGATTTTGTGCTCAATGAGGGCCGGGCGCAGATTGCAGCTGAAGCACAAAAGGTGATTCAGGACATTCTGGATCGCTATGGCCTGGGCGTACGCATTGCCAAGGTCAACATCAACGCGGTGCAGCCGCCAGAGCAGGTATTGGCTGCTTTTGACGATGCGGTCAAGGCAGGTCAGGACAAGGACAAGCTGCGCAACGAAGGCCTGGCCTACGCCAACGATGTGGTGCCCAAGGCCAAGGGGATGGCTGCCCGGCTGGAGCAGGAAGCCGAAGCGTATCAACAGAAAGTCGTGTCGCAGGCTGAAGGCGATGCCTCGCGTTTCAAGCAAGTGTTGTCGGAATACAACAAGGCTCCCAAGGTCATGCGTGACCGCCTTTATCTGGACATGATGCAGCAAGTGATGAGCTCCACTAGCAAGGTGATTGTCGATCAGAAGGGCGGCAACAGCCTGCTTTATCTGCCACTGGACAAACTGACTCAGGCTGCCACTTCCGCTGCGTCAAATGGCGCTTCCGTTGCAGCTTCAGCACCCAGCGCCGCACCGGCAACCGTCCCGTCGGCTCCGGCTGTCCGCAACAACAAGAGTGGCCGTGACTTCGGTCGCAGTCGTGACATTCTCGGCGGGGAGCGCTGA
- the hflX gene encoding ribosome rescue GTPase HflX, producing the protein MFDRPDIGDQAVLVCLDFGDPDHQENVAECAELVRSANVTVTGIIQGKRQRPDAALFAGKGKVEEVGVMVRATGANVVIFNHQLSPAQERNLERALQCRVIDRTSLILDIFAQRARSHEGKLQVELAQLSHIATRLVRGWTHLERQKGGIGLRGPGESQLETDRRLLGNRVKALKERLAQVQKQRNTQRRGRLRTGIASVSIVGYTNAGKSTLFNALTKARAYAADQLFATLDTTSRKLFLNTETSVIVSDTVGFIRDLPHTLVAAFRATLEETIQADLLLHVVDSSNPLRDVQIEEVNKVLAEIGAESVPQLIVWNKTDLRQLPAAIERDELDEIQAVRLSALTGEGLELLREALAERLQSPDNQHEEQDEYVAE; encoded by the coding sequence GTGTTTGATCGTCCCGATATTGGAGACCAGGCTGTGCTGGTCTGTCTGGATTTTGGTGATCCGGATCATCAGGAAAACGTTGCCGAATGTGCCGAGCTGGTTCGCTCCGCCAATGTCACTGTCACCGGCATCATCCAGGGCAAGCGTCAGCGGCCCGATGCCGCGCTGTTTGCCGGCAAGGGCAAGGTGGAAGAGGTTGGCGTGATGGTGCGGGCAACCGGTGCCAATGTGGTGATCTTCAACCATCAGCTGTCGCCGGCGCAGGAACGCAATCTGGAGCGTGCCTTGCAGTGCAGGGTAATCGACCGCACCAGCCTGATTCTGGATATTTTTGCCCAGCGTGCCCGCAGCCATGAAGGCAAGCTGCAGGTGGAACTGGCGCAGTTGTCGCACATCGCCACCCGGCTGGTGCGTGGCTGGACCCACCTGGAGCGGCAAAAGGGTGGTATCGGCTTGCGTGGCCCGGGGGAAAGTCAGCTGGAGACCGACCGCCGCCTGCTGGGAAACCGGGTCAAGGCGCTGAAGGAAAGGCTGGCGCAGGTACAAAAGCAGCGCAATACCCAGCGGCGTGGCCGGCTGCGTACCGGCATTGCCTCGGTTTCCATTGTCGGCTATACCAATGCGGGCAAGTCCACCCTGTTCAATGCGCTGACCAAGGCACGCGCCTATGCGGCCGACCAGCTGTTTGCCACGCTGGATACCACCAGCCGCAAACTGTTTCTCAATACGGAAACCTCCGTCATCGTTTCCGATACCGTCGGTTTTATCCGGGATTTACCGCATACCCTGGTTGCTGCTTTCCGCGCCACACTGGAAGAAACCATTCAGGCCGATTTGCTGCTGCACGTGGTGGACTCGTCCAATCCACTGCGCGATGTGCAAATCGAAGAGGTCAACAAGGTACTGGCAGAAATCGGCGCAGAATCCGTGCCGCAGTTGATTGTGTGGAACAAGACCGATTTGCGTCAGTTGCCTGCAGCCATCGAGCGTGATGAACTGGATGAAATCCAGGCCGTTCGGTTGTCCGCCCTCACCGGAGAAGGGTTGGAACTCTTGCGTGAAGCTCTTGCCGAACGTCTGCAGTCACCTGATAACCAACACGAAGAACAAGACGAATATGTCGCAGAATGA
- the hfq gene encoding RNA chaperone Hfq produces the protein MSSKGQMLQDPFLNILRKEHVPVSIYLVNGIKLQGQVESFDQYVVLLKNTVTQMVYKHAISTVVPARPVNIPHEHPGQKQDQQEA, from the coding sequence ATGAGCTCTAAAGGGCAAATGTTACAAGACCCGTTCCTGAATATTCTGCGCAAGGAACATGTGCCGGTTTCCATTTATCTGGTTAACGGCATCAAGCTGCAGGGTCAGGTCGAGTCTTTTGACCAATACGTCGTGCTGTTGAAAAACACGGTGACCCAGATGGTATACAAGCACGCCATCTCCACCGTGGTACCGGCCCGTCCGGTAAACATCCCGCACGAACATCCGGGTCAGAAGCAGGATCAGCAAGAAGCCTGA
- the der gene encoding ribosome biogenesis GTPase Der encodes MKPTVALVGRPNVGKSTLFNRLTRSRDALVADQPGLTRDRHYGHGRVGEKPYLVVDTGGFEPVVDEGILFEMAKQTLQAVDEADAVVFLVDGRTGITPQDKIIANRLRQIDRPVFLVVNKAEGISHAIAGAEFHELALGQPLVISAAHGDGVRELMEMVLEDFPEEVEEEDRYHPKFAVIGRPNVGKSTLVNAILGEERVIAFDQAGTTRDSIYIDFEREGHTYTIIDTAGVRRRGKVNEAIEKFSVIKTMKAIEDANVAVLVLDAQLDISEQDATIAGFALEAGRALVVAVNKWDNLDFEQKETIKRDIARKISFLDFAKFHYISAIEGRGVADLFKSIDEAYQAAMVKLATPKLTRVLNVAVERQAPPRSGLMRPKMRYAHQGGMNPPIIVIHGNALDAIPASYTRYLEHTFRKVFKLQGTPLRVQYKTSENPFDTEVSKEKSRAKPKPMSKLRGREKEVRWGKSGKK; translated from the coding sequence ATGAAACCAACCGTAGCGCTGGTCGGCCGCCCCAATGTGGGCAAGTCGACCCTTTTCAACCGGCTCACCCGCAGCCGTGACGCCCTGGTCGCCGACCAGCCCGGCCTGACCCGCGATCGCCACTACGGCCATGGTCGTGTGGGGGAAAAACCGTATCTGGTGGTGGACACCGGTGGTTTTGAACCCGTGGTCGATGAAGGCATCCTGTTCGAGATGGCCAAGCAGACCCTGCAGGCCGTGGATGAAGCCGATGCCGTGGTGTTTCTGGTGGATGGTCGCACCGGCATCACCCCGCAGGACAAGATTATTGCCAACCGCCTGCGCCAGATCGACCGACCGGTCTTTTTGGTGGTCAACAAGGCCGAAGGCATCAGTCATGCCATCGCCGGTGCCGAATTCCACGAACTGGCATTGGGCCAGCCGCTGGTGATTTCCGCTGCTCACGGCGATGGTGTGCGCGAGCTGATGGAGATGGTGCTGGAGGATTTCCCGGAGGAGGTGGAAGAAGAAGACCGCTATCATCCGAAATTTGCCGTCATTGGCCGCCCCAATGTGGGAAAGTCCACGCTGGTGAATGCCATTCTGGGTGAAGAGCGCGTCATTGCCTTCGACCAGGCCGGCACTACCCGTGACAGTATCTATATTGATTTCGAGCGCGAAGGCCATACATACACCATTATCGATACTGCCGGTGTGCGGCGTCGCGGCAAGGTGAACGAGGCCATCGAAAAGTTTTCCGTCATCAAGACTATGAAGGCGATTGAAGACGCCAACGTCGCGGTATTGGTGCTGGATGCGCAGCTGGATATTTCCGAGCAGGATGCCACCATTGCCGGTTTCGCCCTTGAGGCAGGCCGGGCGCTGGTGGTGGCGGTCAACAAGTGGGACAACCTGGATTTCGAACAAAAGGAAACCATCAAGCGGGATATCGCCCGCAAGATCAGCTTCCTTGACTTTGCCAAGTTCCACTACATCTCGGCCATCGAAGGCCGTGGTGTGGCTGATCTGTTCAAATCCATCGATGAAGCCTATCAGGCAGCCATGGTGAAGCTGGCCACGCCGAAGCTGACGCGGGTACTGAATGTTGCAGTAGAACGTCAGGCTCCGCCGCGTTCAGGCCTGATGCGCCCCAAGATGCGTTATGCTCACCAAGGTGGCATGAATCCGCCTATCATCGTGATTCATGGCAATGCACTGGATGCGATTCCGGCAAGTTATACGCGTTATCTGGAACATACCTTCCGCAAGGTGTTCAAACTGCAGGGCACTCCGCTGCGTGTGCAGTACAAGACCTCGGAAAACCCCTTCGATACCGAGGTATCCAAGGAAAAATCCAGAGCCAAACCCAAACCGATGTCAAAGTTGCGTGGGCGCGAGAAGGAAGTGCGCTGGGGCAAGAGTGGTAAAAAATAG
- the bamB gene encoding outer membrane protein assembly factor BamB has translation MRRQLLVTAVLSSFLLAGCASWFESSSAAKPTPLAAIKPIQALNVKWSLSQAASGNAFSPVYTNGNVVSADASGRIRTVDALSGRVSTEVSLKRELSTGVAAAGDTVIVGTQDGKLLAVERSSGKTLWEQTLTSVALEAPQVAAGMVVVRSNDGRLTGFSLADGKQQWSVARTQPQLLVRNTGSMQAVGNEAVMVGLPGGKLDIISPANGNTLWEGVVANPRGATELERITDITSRPVYDGGQVCSVAYQGRVACFDAKTGSLMWARELSSSRGVALDAGKLYVTAEDGSVWAYDRTTGRNLWKTDALKFRNVSGPAMLGRFVLVIDGEGYGHLLSNENGSLVGRVKLGSEGTIAQPVSLGSSALVQGQNGRLSLLSIE, from the coding sequence ATGCGCCGCCAATTGCTGGTTACTGCTGTTCTTTCCTCGTTCCTGCTGGCCGGCTGCGCCAGCTGGTTTGAAAGTTCTTCCGCTGCAAAACCCACACCGCTGGCGGCCATCAAGCCCATCCAGGCCCTGAATGTGAAGTGGAGCCTGTCGCAGGCTGCATCCGGCAATGCCTTTTCCCCGGTGTATACCAACGGTAATGTGGTCTCTGCAGATGCTTCCGGTCGCATCCGCACTGTGGATGCCCTGTCCGGCCGCGTCAGCACCGAAGTTTCCCTCAAGCGTGAACTGTCCACTGGCGTAGCTGCTGCCGGCGACACCGTGATTGTTGGAACCCAGGACGGCAAACTGCTTGCCGTTGAGCGTAGCAGTGGCAAGACGTTGTGGGAGCAAACCCTCACCAGCGTGGCGCTGGAAGCCCCGCAAGTGGCCGCAGGCATGGTGGTGGTGCGCAGCAATGATGGCCGTCTGACGGGCTTTAGCCTGGCCGATGGCAAGCAGCAATGGTCGGTAGCACGCACGCAGCCGCAGTTGCTAGTGCGCAATACCGGCTCGATGCAGGCTGTGGGTAATGAGGCTGTCATGGTTGGTCTGCCTGGCGGCAAACTCGACATCATCAGCCCGGCCAACGGCAATACCCTGTGGGAAGGCGTGGTTGCCAACCCGCGCGGTGCTACCGAGCTTGAGCGTATTACCGACATTACCAGCCGCCCGGTTTACGATGGCGGCCAGGTTTGCAGCGTGGCCTACCAGGGCCGTGTAGCCTGCTTCGACGCCAAAACCGGCAGCCTGATGTGGGCAAGAGAGCTGTCATCCAGCCGTGGTGTGGCACTGGATGCCGGCAAGCTGTATGTCACTGCAGAGGATGGTTCGGTGTGGGCGTATGATCGCACCACCGGTCGCAATCTGTGGAAAACCGACGCACTGAAATTCCGTAATGTATCTGGCCCCGCCATGCTCGGACGTTTTGTTCTGGTGATCGATGGCGAAGGCTATGGCCACCTGCTGTCCAACGAGAACGGCAGTCTGGTGGGCCGTGTGAAACTAGGCAGCGAAGGTACCATCGCCCAGCCCGTCTCCCTGGGCTCTTCTGCCCTGGTGCAGGGGCAGAATGGTCGCCTGTCGCTGCTGTCGATTGAGTAA
- a CDS encoding YfgM family protein yields MAYDLQEQEQIDSMKAFWQQWGKLIGGAVLAISVAYLGYKGYGYYQAAQASKAAVVFADVEQAAQSQDVAKLKSAAALLQSDYAGTAYAADAALLAAKLAFEKNDLATAQTQLGWVVQNVKDESMVAVAHLRLATIQLDQKHYDAAIAELGQAHPSAFDALFLDLKGDVQASKGDKAAARDAYKAALAKLVGESPNRQFIQTKLDALGG; encoded by the coding sequence ATGGCGTACGACTTGCAGGAACAGGAACAGATCGACTCCATGAAAGCCTTCTGGCAACAATGGGGCAAACTGATTGGTGGTGCGGTGCTGGCCATCAGTGTGGCTTACCTGGGTTACAAAGGCTATGGCTACTATCAGGCAGCGCAGGCCAGCAAGGCTGCCGTGGTGTTTGCCGATGTGGAGCAGGCTGCCCAGTCGCAGGATGTAGCCAAGCTGAAGTCGGCAGCAGCATTGCTGCAGTCCGACTATGCCGGCACGGCTTATGCCGCGGATGCCGCCTTGCTGGCTGCCAAGCTTGCGTTTGAAAAGAACGATCTGGCCACAGCCCAGACCCAGCTTGGCTGGGTGGTGCAGAATGTGAAGGATGAGTCCATGGTTGCCGTGGCGCACCTGCGTCTGGCGACCATCCAGTTGGATCAGAAGCATTACGATGCCGCCATTGCAGAACTTGGTCAGGCCCACCCTAGCGCATTTGATGCACTGTTCCTTGATTTGAAGGGCGATGTGCAGGCTAGTAAGGGTGACAAGGCTGCTGCGCGTGATGCATACAAGGCCGCCCTGGCCAAGCTGGTGGGGGAATCGCCGAACCGCCAGTTCATTCAGACCAAACTCGACGCACTGGGAGGTTAA